A window of the Streptomyces finlayi genome harbors these coding sequences:
- a CDS encoding methionine synthase, which yields MSEKSRFSGCPATGIGSMPGGDAREAAKTVTGSFADGQGMPYLAELPARGPGADMTGRTIGMLVEMFGHVEPSGWRISDRPGRDTRRARSWLGEDLDALEEFTQGYEGLVKVQAVGPWTLAAELELRGGEAMLGDQGACRDLAGSLAEGLRGHLAEVRRRVPGAEVVLQLDEPSLTTVLLGRVRSASGYRTYPAVDRQVVEAGLREVLAVNGEAPTVVHSCAPEVPFALLRRAGADAVSFDFSLLTEREEETIGEAVEAGTQLFLGVVPGIDAASDGLSDPGGSVMGVRTLWSRLGLNPGTLAESVVVTPSCGLAGASPAYARAALAHCARAARSLADNPE from the coding sequence GTGAGCGAGAAGAGCAGGTTCAGCGGGTGTCCGGCCACCGGAATCGGGTCCATGCCGGGCGGCGACGCCCGGGAGGCGGCGAAGACCGTCACCGGGTCCTTCGCAGACGGCCAGGGCATGCCGTATCTGGCGGAACTCCCCGCCCGCGGCCCCGGCGCCGACATGACCGGGCGGACCATCGGGATGCTCGTGGAGATGTTCGGCCATGTCGAGCCGAGCGGCTGGCGGATCAGCGACCGGCCGGGCCGCGACACCCGCCGGGCCCGCTCCTGGCTCGGTGAGGACCTCGACGCGCTTGAGGAGTTCACCCAGGGTTACGAGGGCCTGGTCAAGGTCCAGGCCGTGGGCCCCTGGACGCTGGCCGCGGAACTGGAACTGAGGGGTGGCGAGGCCATGCTCGGGGACCAGGGCGCCTGCCGCGACCTGGCGGGTTCGCTGGCCGAGGGGCTGCGCGGGCACCTCGCCGAGGTACGCCGCCGAGTGCCCGGAGCCGAGGTGGTGCTCCAGCTCGACGAGCCCTCCCTGACCACCGTGCTGCTCGGACGGGTCAGGTCGGCGAGCGGCTACCGCACCTACCCGGCCGTGGACCGGCAGGTCGTCGAGGCGGGCCTGCGTGAGGTGCTGGCGGTGAACGGTGAGGCGCCGACCGTCGTCCACTCGTGCGCGCCCGAGGTGCCCTTCGCGCTGCTGCGACGGGCCGGCGCGGACGCCGTTTCGTTCGACTTCTCGCTGCTCACCGAGCGGGAGGAGGAGACGATCGGGGAAGCCGTCGAGGCCGGCACCCAGCTGTTCCTCGGTGTGGTGCCCGGCATCGACGCCGCCTCGGACGGATTGTCGGACCCTGGCGGTAGCGTCATGGGTGTCAGGACGTTGTGGAGCAGGCTGGGGCTGAATCCGGGGACTCTCGCCGAGTCCGTGGTGGTCACTCCGTCGTGCGGGCTCGCGGGGGCTTCGCCCGCGTACGCGCGTGCCGCGCTCGCCCACTGCGCCCGGGCCGCGAGATCGCTCGCAGACAACCCGGAGTAA
- a CDS encoding putative bifunctional diguanylate cyclase/phosphodiesterase, which translates to MKPTESASPVSRLQGFVGLTPRVGAVIVAIATIQLATGLYRTVQDEHALFPDGAAGWSLALLTGVIVGHLVALGRDRWWGGTGSGAALTLAVLLVYGWVPAGLVSLVVVVLVGAARRHRWWQGMLHGAVDILGIGAAALVLAALGEVPTVEQPWRPLDWGIDALPEVLLAASTYLLVTRVLLWYARAPQGGGLPTIARTALLRQGLVAVALLGIAPLICVVAVAMPVLLPLFAVPLIALDSTLWIARARAEEQLRDPLTGLPNRQWLLERTWTALEEAESIGSRAALVLIDLDRFRAVNDTLGHLAGDRLLLQIADRLRLALPRGAEVARLGGDEFAVLLPAADSTTSAQRVARHLVAELSSPLGLDGLTLVLEASAGVAVYPDHALDAEGLLRRADVAMYQAKRDRTGVEVYESKRDSNTPDRLGLLGDLRRALDAGEVELHYQPKVRFDGQVAGLEALVRWVHPERGRVPPDEFIAIAESSGLMPHLTEYVLETALAQVARWRAQGLCVPVAVNVSPRDVHTPGFAGSVAARLARHGVPAGALQLEITEHVLLEDPQRAADTLAGLTGHGVKMSLDDFGTGYSSLVHLRKLPVSELKIDRSFVARLAVDHEDAEIVRCTIDLAHSLGLLVVAEGVEDDETWERLRDLHCDAVQGWLVAAAMPPQETTAWLRARGEHGWRRPAELEAAARAAAAGAGAVGGAAGVPELEHRPTGRAVSGPATA; encoded by the coding sequence ATGAAACCGACCGAGAGCGCCTCACCGGTGTCGCGGCTGCAAGGTTTCGTCGGCCTCACTCCCCGGGTGGGAGCCGTCATTGTGGCGATCGCGACCATTCAGCTCGCGACCGGGCTGTACCGAACGGTGCAAGACGAACACGCCCTCTTCCCCGACGGCGCCGCGGGCTGGTCGCTCGCCCTGCTCACCGGAGTCATCGTCGGCCATCTGGTCGCGCTCGGACGCGACCGCTGGTGGGGCGGCACCGGTTCAGGGGCCGCGCTCACGCTGGCCGTGCTGCTCGTCTACGGCTGGGTGCCCGCCGGACTGGTCAGCCTGGTCGTCGTGGTGCTCGTCGGGGCGGCCCGCCGCCACCGCTGGTGGCAGGGGATGCTCCACGGCGCCGTCGACATCCTGGGCATCGGCGCCGCGGCGCTCGTGCTCGCCGCCTTAGGCGAGGTGCCGACCGTCGAACAGCCCTGGCGGCCACTCGACTGGGGCATCGACGCCCTGCCGGAAGTTCTGCTCGCCGCCTCCACCTATCTCCTCGTCACCCGGGTCCTGCTGTGGTATGCCAGGGCCCCACAGGGCGGCGGGCTGCCGACGATCGCCCGTACGGCGCTGCTGCGCCAGGGGCTCGTGGCGGTCGCTCTGCTCGGGATCGCCCCGCTGATCTGCGTGGTCGCCGTGGCCATGCCCGTCCTGCTGCCGCTCTTCGCGGTTCCGCTGATCGCCCTCGACTCCACGCTCTGGATCGCCCGCGCACGGGCCGAGGAGCAGCTGCGGGACCCGCTGACCGGGCTGCCCAACCGCCAGTGGCTCCTCGAAAGGACCTGGACGGCGCTGGAGGAGGCCGAGAGCATCGGCTCCAGGGCGGCACTCGTCCTCATCGACCTCGACCGGTTCCGGGCCGTCAACGACACCCTCGGCCACCTGGCCGGGGACCGGCTGCTCCTGCAGATAGCGGACCGGCTGAGGCTGGCCCTGCCGCGCGGCGCCGAGGTCGCGCGACTGGGCGGCGACGAGTTCGCCGTACTGCTGCCCGCCGCGGACTCCACGACGAGCGCCCAGCGGGTCGCCCGTCACCTGGTCGCGGAGCTGTCGTCGCCGCTCGGCCTCGACGGCCTCACGCTGGTGCTGGAGGCGAGCGCGGGGGTCGCCGTCTACCCGGATCACGCGCTGGACGCCGAAGGGCTGCTCAGGCGCGCGGACGTGGCGATGTACCAGGCCAAGCGGGACCGCACGGGCGTCGAGGTGTACGAGTCCAAGCGCGACAGCAACACCCCGGACCGGCTTGGCCTGCTCGGCGACCTGCGCCGCGCCCTGGACGCGGGCGAGGTCGAGCTGCACTACCAGCCGAAGGTGCGCTTCGACGGCCAGGTCGCCGGACTGGAGGCCCTGGTCCGCTGGGTGCACCCGGAGCGCGGGCGGGTCCCTCCGGACGAGTTCATCGCCATCGCCGAGTCGTCCGGCCTGATGCCGCACCTCACCGAATACGTCCTGGAGACGGCGCTGGCCCAGGTCGCCCGCTGGCGGGCCCAGGGACTGTGCGTCCCGGTCGCGGTCAACGTCTCCCCGCGCGATGTCCACACTCCCGGTTTCGCCGGCAGCGTCGCGGCCCGCCTGGCGCGGCACGGCGTCCCGGCCGGAGCCCTCCAGCTGGAGATAACGGAGCATGTGCTCCTGGAGGACCCGCAGCGCGCCGCCGACACCCTCGCCGGGCTGACCGGACACGGTGTGAAGATGTCCCTGGACGACTTCGGCACCGGCTACTCCTCGCTGGTCCATCTGCGGAAGCTGCCGGTCAGCGAGCTGAAGATCGACCGTTCGTTCGTCGCCCGGCTGGCCGTCGACCACGAGGACGCGGAGATCGTCCGCTGCACCATCGACCTGGCCCACTCGCTCGGCCTGCTGGTCGTGGCGGAGGGCGTCGAGGACGACGAGACCTGGGAGCGGCTGCGGGATCTGCACTGCGACGCGGTGCAGGGCTGGCTGGTGGCGGCCGCGATGCCGCCGCAGGAGACGACGGCCTGGCTGCGGGCGCGCGGCGAGCACGGCTGGCGGCGTCCGGCGGAGCTGGAGGCGGCGGCCAGGGCCGCGGCGGCGGGCGCGGGCGCGGTGGGTGGTGCGGCAGGGGTTCCCGAGCTGGAGCACCGGCCCACGGGGCGTGCGGTGTCGGGGCCGGCGACGGCCTGA
- a CDS encoding LOG family protein yields the protein MNICAFLSAADLDARYTRPAREFAELLGKGGHTLVWGGSESGLMKVVADGVQEAGGRLVGVSVDFLAAKARTNADEMVIAGDLAERKALLLAKSDAVVIMVGGTGTLDEATEILELKKHGKHTKPVVLLNVAGFYDGLKEQFRRMEAEGFLPMPLAELVFFAEDGVGALAYLEESAGVR from the coding sequence ATGAACATCTGTGCCTTCCTCTCCGCCGCCGATCTCGACGCCCGCTACACCCGGCCCGCCCGGGAGTTCGCCGAACTGCTCGGCAAGGGGGGACACACCCTGGTCTGGGGAGGCTCCGAGAGCGGGCTCATGAAGGTCGTCGCCGACGGGGTGCAGGAGGCCGGAGGGCGGCTCGTCGGCGTATCGGTGGACTTCCTGGCGGCCAAGGCGCGCACGAACGCCGACGAGATGGTGATCGCGGGCGATCTGGCCGAGCGCAAGGCACTGCTCCTGGCGAAGTCCGACGCCGTCGTGATCATGGTGGGCGGCACCGGGACGCTCGACGAGGCCACGGAGATCCTCGAGCTCAAGAAGCACGGCAAGCACACCAAGCCCGTCGTCCTGCTGAACGTGGCGGGGTTCTACGACGGTCTGAAGGAGCAGTTCCGGCGCATGGAGGCCGAGGGCTTCCTGCCGATGCCCCTCGCCGAGCTGGTCTTCTTCGCGGAGGACGGCGTGGGCGCACTCGCCTACCTGGAGGAGTCGGCCGGAGTGCGGTGA
- the gatA gene encoding Asp-tRNA(Asn)/Glu-tRNA(Gln) amidotransferase subunit GatA produces the protein MTDISTIIKLTAAEIAAKIASGELSAVEVTEAHLARIDAIDEKVHAFLHVDREGALAQARAVDAKKAAGEKLGPLAGVPLALKDIFTTKDMPTTVGSKILEGWIPPYDATLTQKLRAADVVILGKTNMDEFAMGSSTENSAYGPTGNPWDLTRIPGGSGGGSSAALASYEAPLAIGTDTGGSIRQPASVTGTVGVKPTYGGVSRYGMVAFSSSLDQGGPCARTVLDAALLHEVIAGHDPMDSTSIDAPVPPVVEAARNGSVEGMRVGVVKQFAGEGYQAGVVQRFNESVELLKSLGATIVELDCPSFDLALSAYYLIAPSECSSNLARFDAMRYGLRVGDDGTKSAEEVTALTREAGFGDEVKRRIILGTYALSSGYYDAYYGSAQKVRTLITQDFAKAFEQVDVIVSPTTPTTAFPIGERADDPMAMYLADLCTIPTNLAGNSAMSLPCGLAPEDGLPVGLQIIAPAMKDDRLYKVGAAVEAAFVEQWGHPLLEEAPSL, from the coding sequence ATGACGGACATCAGCACCATCATCAAGCTGACCGCAGCCGAGATCGCCGCGAAGATCGCTTCCGGTGAGCTCTCGGCCGTCGAGGTCACCGAGGCCCACCTGGCCCGGATCGACGCGATCGACGAGAAGGTCCACGCCTTCCTCCACGTCGACCGCGAGGGCGCGCTCGCGCAGGCCCGCGCCGTCGACGCGAAGAAGGCCGCGGGCGAGAAGCTCGGCCCGCTGGCCGGCGTCCCCCTCGCGCTGAAGGACATCTTCACCACGAAGGACATGCCGACCACCGTCGGATCCAAGATCCTCGAGGGCTGGATCCCGCCGTACGACGCGACGCTGACACAGAAGCTCAGGGCCGCCGACGTCGTCATCCTCGGCAAGACCAACATGGACGAGTTCGCCATGGGGTCCTCCACCGAGAACAGCGCCTACGGTCCCACCGGCAACCCGTGGGACCTCACCCGTATCCCCGGCGGATCGGGCGGCGGCTCCTCGGCCGCGCTCGCCTCGTACGAGGCTCCGCTCGCCATCGGCACGGACACCGGCGGTTCCATCCGTCAGCCCGCGTCCGTCACCGGCACGGTCGGCGTCAAGCCCACCTACGGCGGCGTCTCCCGGTACGGCATGGTGGCGTTCTCCAGCTCCCTCGACCAGGGCGGGCCCTGCGCCCGTACGGTCCTGGACGCGGCCCTGCTCCACGAGGTCATCGCCGGACACGACCCGATGGACTCCACGTCCATCGACGCCCCGGTCCCGCCGGTCGTCGAGGCCGCGCGCAACGGCTCCGTCGAGGGCATGCGCGTCGGCGTCGTCAAGCAGTTCGCGGGCGAGGGCTACCAGGCCGGTGTCGTCCAGCGCTTCAACGAGTCGGTCGAGCTGCTGAAGTCGCTCGGTGCCACGATCGTCGAGCTGGACTGCCCGTCCTTCGACCTGGCGCTGTCGGCGTACTACCTGATCGCGCCGTCGGAGTGCTCGTCGAACCTCGCCCGCTTCGACGCCATGCGGTACGGCCTGCGGGTCGGCGACGACGGGACGAAGTCCGCCGAGGAGGTCACCGCGCTCACCCGCGAGGCCGGTTTCGGCGACGAGGTCAAGCGCCGCATCATCCTCGGTACGTACGCGCTCAGCTCCGGCTACTACGACGCGTACTACGGCTCGGCGCAGAAGGTCCGCACCCTGATCACGCAGGACTTCGCGAAGGCGTTCGAGCAGGTGGACGTCATCGTCTCGCCGACGACGCCCACCACCGCCTTCCCGATCGGCGAGCGTGCCGACGACCCGATGGCGATGTACCTCGCGGACCTGTGCACCATTCCGACCAACCTCGCCGGCAACTCCGCCATGTCGCTTCCCTGCGGCCTGGCCCCGGAGGACGGTCTTCCGGTCGGACTGCAGATCATCGCCCCCGCCATGAAGGACGACCGGCTGTACAAGGTCGGAGCCGCCGTCGAGGCCGCCTTCGTGGAACAGTGGGGACACCCGCTGCTCGAGGAGGCTCCGTCGTTGTGA
- a CDS encoding alpha/beta fold hydrolase, which yields MDRTLSRDGTAIAYRRQGDGPPLVLVGGALSTAATDAPLASLLAPYFTVVTYDRRGRGSSGDGGRYAVGREIEDLAALIGEVGGAASVFGMLSGGALALEAQAAGLPVGLLAVYEPPYTPGPDGLLHKARCTARLHGLLSAGDRGGAVELFLSLTGVHEETIGRMRSAPLWRGLESVAHTLAYDDALLGDGALPAQRLASVTARTLVVCGGFSPARVRATAQALAVAVPRGRHRTLTGQTREPAPQAIAPVLKDFFAQEATLRQAS from the coding sequence ATGGACAGGACTCTCTCGCGCGACGGGACCGCGATCGCGTACCGCCGCCAGGGCGACGGGCCCCCGCTGGTCCTGGTGGGCGGCGCGCTGAGCACCGCGGCGACCGACGCTCCGCTGGCTTCCCTGCTGGCGCCGTACTTCACGGTCGTCACGTACGACCGCCGGGGGCGCGGCTCCAGCGGAGACGGCGGGCGGTACGCGGTGGGGCGCGAGATCGAGGACCTGGCGGCCCTGATCGGCGAAGTGGGCGGGGCCGCCTCCGTCTTCGGCATGCTCTCCGGCGGGGCGCTGGCCCTGGAGGCGCAGGCGGCCGGTCTGCCGGTCGGTCTCCTCGCGGTGTACGAGCCGCCGTACACGCCGGGACCCGACGGCCTGCTGCACAAGGCCCGCTGCACCGCGCGTCTGCACGGCCTGTTGTCGGCGGGCGACCGGGGCGGGGCCGTGGAACTCTTCCTGTCCCTGACAGGCGTCCATGAGGAGACGATCGGGCGGATGCGGTCCGCCCCGCTGTGGCGCGGCCTGGAGTCGGTGGCGCACACCCTCGCGTACGACGACGCCCTGCTCGGCGACGGCGCCCTGCCGGCGCAGCGGCTCGCGTCCGTCACGGCCCGCACGCTGGTGGTCTGCGGCGGTTTCAGCCCGGCTCGGGTCCGCGCGACGGCCCAGGCCCTCGCGGTCGCGGTGCCGCGAGGCCGCCACCGCACCCTGACGGGTCAGACGCGCGAGCCGGCGCCGCAGGCGATCGCCCCGGTCCTCAAGGACTTCTTCGCGCAGGAGGCGACCCTGCGCCAGGCCTCGTGA
- a CDS encoding SDR family oxidoreductase — MPTHLITGAGSGIGAAVARRLHERGDELWLLARDAGRAKELAALHPGARTLVGDLGNPDRLSWAFGQQTMPDRIDSLLHVAGVVELGRIGDLTPKAWHFQLNANLIAPAEITRLMLPQLRMARGHVLFVNSGAGLSAHAEWGPYAASKHGLKALADSLRHEEHENGVRVTSVYPGRTAGPMQAKVHQQEGKEYDASRWIDPDSVATTILMAIDLPRDAEVNDLTVRPGR; from the coding sequence ATGCCTACTCATCTCATCACCGGTGCCGGTTCCGGCATCGGGGCCGCCGTCGCCCGCCGCCTCCACGAGCGCGGTGACGAACTCTGGCTGCTGGCCCGTGACGCGGGCCGTGCCAAGGAGCTGGCCGCACTCCACCCCGGGGCCCGCACCCTCGTCGGTGACCTCGGCAACCCCGACCGGCTCTCCTGGGCGTTCGGGCAGCAGACCATGCCGGACCGGATCGACTCGCTCCTGCACGTCGCGGGTGTCGTCGAGCTCGGCCGGATCGGCGACCTGACGCCCAAGGCATGGCACTTCCAGCTCAACGCAAACCTGATCGCCCCCGCCGAGATCACCCGTCTCATGCTGCCTCAGCTCCGCATGGCCCGCGGCCACGTCCTCTTCGTGAACTCGGGCGCCGGGCTCAGCGCGCACGCCGAGTGGGGGCCGTACGCCGCGAGCAAGCACGGCCTGAAGGCCCTCGCCGACTCCCTGCGCCACGAGGAGCACGAGAACGGCGTACGGGTGACCTCCGTCTACCCGGGGCGCACGGCCGGCCCCATGCAGGCCAAGGTCCACCAGCAGGAGGGCAAGGAGTACGACGCCTCCCGCTGGATCGACCCCGACTCGGTGGCCACCACGATCCTGATGGCCATCGACCTGCCCCGCGACGCCGAGGTCAACGACCTGACGGTCCGCCCGGGCCGCTGA
- the gatC gene encoding Asp-tRNA(Asn)/Glu-tRNA(Gln) amidotransferase subunit GatC: MPGITREEVAHLARLARLELKGEELDHFAGQLDDIIGAVARVSEVADQDVPPTSHPLPLTNVMRADEVRPSLTPAQALSGAPAQEQQRFKVPQILGED; the protein is encoded by the coding sequence ATGCCTGGCATCACGCGCGAGGAGGTCGCCCACCTCGCCCGGCTGGCGCGTCTGGAGCTGAAGGGCGAAGAGCTCGATCACTTCGCCGGTCAGCTCGACGACATCATCGGCGCGGTCGCCCGCGTCTCCGAGGTCGCCGACCAAGACGTACCGCCGACCTCCCACCCGCTGCCGCTGACCAACGTCATGCGCGCGGACGAGGTCCGTCCGTCGCTCACCCCCGCGCAGGCGCTCTCCGGCGCCCCGGCCCAGGAGCAGCAGCGTTTCAAGGTGCCGCAGATCCTGGGGGAGGACTAA
- the ligA gene encoding NAD-dependent DNA ligase LigA, with amino-acid sequence MAGEQQAQRIAVPAQEQERHALLAEQVEEHRFRYYVKDQPVVSDAEFDRLMRELEALEERYPQLRTPDSPTQKVAGPYRTEFTSVEHRERMLSLDNAFDDLELAAWSERVAKDVGTGGYDFLCELKVDGLAVNLTYEHGRLTRAATRGDGRTGEDITPNVRTIAEIPHRLKGERIPELVEIRGEVFFPMEAFEGLNARLVEAGDKPFANPRNAAAGSLRQKEPKVTATRPLHMVVHGIGAREGFDIDRLSQGYELLREWGLPTARHNKVVDSIDGVREFIAYFGEHRHSVEHEIDGVVVKLDEIPLQGRLGSTSRAPRWAIAWKYAPEEVNTKLVNIRVGVGRTGRVTPYAQVEPVEVAGSEVEFATLHNQNVVKAKGVLIGDTVVLRKAGDVIPEILGPVVDLRDGGERPFVMPSECPECGTALRPMKEADIDLRCPNARSCPAQLRERVAYLAGRKCLDIDHFGYVAAAALTKPLEPAEPPLLDEGDLFGLTVEQLLPIRAYVLDQDSGLPKRDPKTGEEKIATVFANQQGEPKKNALAMLEAIAAAKAAPLARILTGLSIRHVGPVAAEELARQFRSIGRIDEASEEELAAADGVGPIIAASVKEWFAQDWHREILRKWRESGVRMEDEGAGEDEGPRPLEGLTVVVTGTLASHTRDGAKEALQSRGAKVTGSVSKKTSFVVVGDNPGSKYDKAMQLKVPVLDEGGFAVLLDEGPDAAREAAVPAEG; translated from the coding sequence ATGGCCGGCGAACAGCAGGCGCAGCGGATCGCGGTGCCGGCACAGGAGCAGGAGCGGCACGCGCTCCTTGCCGAGCAGGTCGAGGAACACCGCTTCCGGTACTACGTGAAGGACCAGCCGGTCGTCAGTGACGCCGAGTTCGACCGGCTGATGCGTGAGCTGGAGGCGCTGGAGGAGCGGTATCCGCAGCTGCGCACGCCGGATTCGCCGACCCAGAAGGTCGCCGGGCCCTACCGGACCGAGTTCACCTCCGTGGAGCACCGCGAGCGCATGCTCTCCCTGGACAACGCCTTCGACGACCTGGAGCTTGCGGCCTGGTCCGAGCGCGTCGCCAAGGACGTCGGCACCGGCGGCTACGACTTCCTGTGCGAGCTCAAGGTGGACGGCCTCGCCGTCAACCTCACCTACGAGCACGGCAGGCTCACCCGCGCGGCCACCCGGGGCGACGGCCGCACCGGCGAGGACATCACACCCAACGTCCGTACGATCGCCGAGATCCCGCACCGGCTGAAGGGTGAGCGGATTCCCGAGCTGGTCGAGATCCGCGGCGAGGTGTTCTTCCCGATGGAGGCCTTCGAGGGGCTCAACGCCCGGCTGGTCGAGGCCGGCGACAAGCCCTTCGCCAATCCGCGCAACGCCGCGGCGGGTTCCCTGCGCCAGAAGGAACCCAAGGTCACCGCCACCCGCCCGCTGCACATGGTGGTGCACGGCATCGGGGCCCGCGAGGGCTTCGACATCGACCGCCTGTCCCAGGGGTACGAGCTGCTGCGGGAGTGGGGCCTGCCCACCGCCAGGCACAACAAGGTCGTCGATTCCATCGACGGCGTACGGGAGTTCATCGCCTACTTCGGCGAGCACCGGCACTCCGTGGAGCACGAGATCGACGGCGTCGTCGTCAAGCTCGACGAGATCCCGCTCCAGGGCCGGCTGGGCTCGACCTCGCGCGCTCCGCGCTGGGCGATCGCCTGGAAGTACGCGCCGGAGGAGGTCAACACCAAGCTGGTGAACATCCGGGTCGGCGTCGGACGCACCGGCAGAGTCACTCCGTACGCCCAGGTCGAGCCCGTCGAAGTGGCCGGTTCCGAGGTCGAGTTCGCCACCCTGCACAACCAGAACGTGGTGAAGGCGAAGGGCGTCCTCATCGGTGACACGGTGGTGCTCCGCAAGGCGGGCGACGTTATCCCGGAGATTCTGGGACCGGTCGTCGATCTGCGTGACGGCGGCGAGCGGCCGTTCGTGATGCCGTCGGAGTGCCCCGAGTGCGGTACCGCGCTGCGTCCGATGAAGGAGGCAGACATCGACCTCCGCTGCCCCAACGCGCGCTCCTGCCCGGCCCAGTTGCGTGAGCGCGTCGCCTATCTCGCGGGCCGCAAGTGCCTGGACATCGACCACTTCGGCTATGTGGCGGCAGCCGCCCTGACCAAGCCGCTGGAGCCGGCCGAGCCTCCCCTGCTGGACGAGGGTGACCTCTTCGGCCTGACGGTCGAACAGCTGCTGCCGATCCGGGCCTACGTCCTGGACCAGGACAGCGGACTGCCCAAGCGTGACCCGAAGACCGGCGAGGAGAAGATCGCGACGGTCTTCGCCAACCAGCAGGGCGAGCCGAAGAAGAACGCCCTCGCGATGCTGGAGGCGATCGCCGCGGCCAAGGCGGCGCCGCTGGCCCGCATTCTCACCGGGCTCTCGATCCGGCACGTGGGGCCGGTCGCCGCCGAGGAACTGGCCCGTCAGTTCCGCTCCATCGGCCGGATCGACGAGGCCTCCGAGGAGGAACTGGCCGCCGCCGACGGAGTCGGCCCCATCATCGCCGCCTCGGTCAAGGAGTGGTTCGCGCAGGACTGGCACCGCGAGATCCTGCGCAAGTGGCGGGAGTCCGGGGTCCGGATGGAGGACGAGGGCGCAGGGGAGGACGAGGGGCCCCGCCCGCTGGAAGGGCTCACCGTCGTCGTCACCGGCACGCTGGCCTCCCATACCAGGGACGGTGCGAAGGAGGCACTCCAGAGCCGTGGGGCGAAGGTCACCGGATCCGTTTCGAAGAAGACCTCCTTCGTGGTGGTGGGCGACAACCCGGGCTCGAAGTACGACAAGGCGATGCAGCTGAAGGTTCCCGTGCTCGACGAGGGCGGCTTCGCCGTCCTGCTCGACGAGGGCCCGGACGCCGCGCGCGAGGCGGCGGTTCCGGCCGAGGGATGA
- a CDS encoding DUF427 domain-containing protein, giving the protein MTSLRGHRITVEPGTEHVRVVRDGQVLAESRRPLVLRETGCPVRYYLPPEDVRTELLTPSGSRTHCPFKGDASYWSRPGAADLVWAYLDPKDEVAAIKDHFCFYDTEIVTGSADG; this is encoded by the coding sequence ATGACTTCCCTGCGAGGACACCGCATCACCGTCGAGCCCGGCACCGAGCACGTGCGGGTGGTACGCGACGGACAGGTGCTTGCCGAGAGCCGGCGCCCGCTCGTGCTGCGCGAGACGGGCTGCCCGGTCCGCTACTACCTGCCGCCCGAGGACGTCCGTACGGAGCTGCTGACGCCTTCGGGCTCCCGTACGCACTGCCCGTTCAAGGGGGATGCCTCCTACTGGTCGCGGCCGGGCGCCGCGGACCTGGTGTGGGCCTACCTCGACCCCAAGGACGAAGTGGCCGCGATCAAGGACCACTTCTGTTTTTATGACACCGAGATCGTCACCGGGTCCGCCGACGGGTGA
- the mnmA gene encoding tRNA 2-thiouridine(34) synthase MnmA, protein MTQTSQRPLRVLAAMSGGVDSAVAAARAAEAGHDVTGVHLALSANPQSFRTGARGCCTIEDSRDARRAADVIGIPFYVWDLAERFREDVVEDFVAEYEAGRTPNPCLRCNEKIKFAALLDKALALGFDAVCTGHYATVVLNEDGSRELHRASDMAKDQSYVLGVLDEKQLAHAMFPLGDTLTTKDEIRAEAERRGLAVAKKPDSHDICFIADGDTQGFLADRLGGKAEGDILDEAGAKLGTHDGAFGFTIGQRKGLRIGHPAADGKPRYVLDISPVNNTVTVGPVEALDVTALTAIRPRWCGTPPSGPGAYTAQLRAHGGETEAAAELVDGTLHVSFTEPVRGVAPGQAVVLYDGTRVVGSATIATTVRRETASAG, encoded by the coding sequence ATGACTCAGACCTCCCAGCGCCCCCTCCGTGTCCTCGCCGCCATGTCGGGCGGTGTCGACTCCGCCGTCGCCGCGGCCCGCGCCGCCGAGGCCGGGCACGACGTGACCGGTGTGCACCTCGCCCTTTCCGCGAATCCGCAGTCCTTCCGGACCGGGGCACGCGGCTGTTGCACCATCGAGGATTCCCGTGACGCCCGCCGCGCGGCGGACGTCATCGGCATCCCCTTCTACGTCTGGGACCTGGCGGAACGCTTCCGCGAGGACGTCGTCGAGGACTTCGTCGCCGAGTACGAGGCGGGCCGCACCCCCAACCCGTGCCTCCGCTGCAACGAGAAGATCAAGTTCGCCGCGCTTCTCGACAAGGCCCTCGCCCTCGGCTTCGACGCCGTCTGCACCGGTCACTACGCCACGGTGGTGCTCAACGAGGACGGCAGCCGCGAACTGCACCGGGCGTCCGACATGGCCAAGGACCAGAGCTACGTGCTCGGCGTCCTGGACGAGAAGCAGCTCGCCCACGCGATGTTCCCGCTCGGTGACACCCTCACCACCAAGGACGAGATCCGCGCCGAGGCCGAGCGCCGCGGTCTGGCCGTCGCGAAGAAGCCCGACAGCCACGACATCTGCTTCATCGCCGACGGGGACACCCAGGGTTTCCTCGCCGACCGCCTGGGCGGCAAGGCGGAGGGCGACATCCTCGACGAGGCGGGCGCCAAGCTCGGCACGCACGACGGCGCCTTCGGGTTCACCATCGGCCAGCGCAAGGGTCTGCGCATCGGACACCCGGCCGCCGACGGCAAGCCGCGCTACGTCCTGGACATCTCCCCGGTGAACAACACCGTCACCGTGGGCCCCGTCGAGGCCCTCGACGTCACCGCGCTGACCGCCATCCGGCCCCGCTGGTGCGGCACGCCCCCGTCGGGCCCCGGCGCGTACACCGCGCAGCTCCGCGCCCACGGCGGCGAGACCGAGGCCGCCGCCGAGCTGGTCGACGGCACGCTGCACGTCTCCTTCACCGAGCCGGTACGGGGCGTGGCCCCCGGCCAGGCGGTCGTGCTGTACGACGGCACCCGGGTGGTCGGCTCGGCCACCATCGCGACGACGGTACGCCGCGAGACCGCCTCGGCCGGCTGA